A single Hyphomicrobiales bacterium DNA region contains:
- a CDS encoding MerR family DNA-binding transcriptional regulator, translating to MAFTIGDLAKEFDVSLRTLRFYEDKNLIHPRRDGVTRIYSRRDRARLKLVLMGKRVGFSLKEIKEMLDLYDLKDGQSTQLKVSLKRFNEQIALLEKQKQDVEQAIGELSQTVMIVEGMLVEKESQ from the coding sequence ATGGCCTTCACAATTGGTGATCTTGCCAAGGAATTTGATGTGAGTTTGCGGACTCTACGCTTTTATGAAGACAAGAACCTAATTCACCCTCGCCGTGATGGTGTAACGCGAATTTATAGCCGCCGAGATCGTGCGCGGTTGAAACTTGTGCTCATGGGGAAACGCGTTGGTTTCTCCTTGAAAGAAATTAAAGAGATGCTCGACCTTTATGATCTAAAGGATGGACAATCCACACAATTGAAGGTTTCTCTCAAACGCTTCAATGAACAAATTGCCTTGCTTGAAAAACAAAAACAGGATGTGGAGCAAGCAATCGGCGAACTGTCACAGACCGTGATGATCGTCGAAGGAATGTTGGTTGAAAAAGAAAGCCAATAA
- a CDS encoding acyl-CoA dehydrogenase C-terminal domain-containing protein: MPTYKAPVDDTLFILNDVLKMERYNNLPGFEDASPDMVEAILRETGRFSEEELQPINLTGDQEGCVRNDDGSVKTPSGFKEAFNQFAELGMIGMVCDPDYGGQGLPYILNAASSEYTSSANMAWSMYHGLTQGAIAAIQVHADDEQKQKYLPNMIAGQWSGTMNLTEPHCGTDLGLIKSKAVPQDDGSYKISGQKIFISAGEQDITENIIHLVLARIEGAPEGTKGISLFIVPKFHISDDGEIGDRNPVSCGSLEEKMGIHGNSTCVMNYDEATGYLIGEENKGLRAMFTMMNEARLGVGVQGLSQSEVAYQNAVVYANDRVQGRSLTGDKNPELKADPLMVHPDVRRTLLRIKAFNEGARAFVLWTALKGDIAHRSEDEKERAAADDLMGLLTPVIKGVLTDVGFDNTVSSQQMYGGHGYVAEWGMEQFVRDARIAMIYEGANGVQALDLVGRKLPKDGGKAVMAFFGEVETFIKENADNEEMTTFTAPLKKGLGDLQAATMWFMQNAMANPDNAGAGSVDYMHMFGTVAIGYMWAQMAQVALEKAANDDNPFYQTKLITGRFYMERMLPETTMRLARISSGSETLMSLPADQF; encoded by the coding sequence ATGCCTACATATAAAGCCCCCGTCGATGACACACTCTTCATTCTCAACGACGTTTTGAAAATGGAACGCTATAACAATCTGCCAGGCTTTGAAGATGCATCGCCTGATATGGTTGAAGCAATCTTACGCGAAACTGGTCGTTTTAGTGAAGAAGAATTACAACCGATCAATCTAACCGGCGACCAAGAAGGTTGTGTCCGCAACGATGATGGCTCTGTTAAAACCCCATCTGGCTTTAAAGAAGCATTCAACCAGTTTGCGGAACTTGGCATGATCGGCATGGTTTGCGACCCTGATTATGGTGGGCAAGGTCTTCCTTACATTTTGAATGCAGCATCTAGCGAATATACATCATCAGCCAATATGGCGTGGAGCATGTACCACGGCCTGACACAAGGCGCGATTGCCGCTATTCAAGTGCACGCAGACGACGAGCAAAAACAAAAATATCTGCCAAACATGATTGCCGGCCAATGGAGCGGCACCATGAATTTGACCGAACCGCATTGCGGTACGGATCTTGGCCTTATTAAATCAAAAGCCGTTCCACAAGATGACGGATCTTACAAAATTTCTGGCCAAAAAATCTTCATCTCCGCCGGTGAACAAGACATCACAGAAAACATTATTCACCTCGTGCTTGCCCGCATCGAAGGGGCGCCTGAGGGAACAAAAGGGATTTCTCTCTTCATCGTTCCCAAATTCCACATTTCAGATGATGGAGAAATTGGTGATCGCAACCCCGTTTCATGTGGCTCATTAGAAGAAAAAATGGGCATCCACGGCAATTCCACCTGTGTGATGAACTATGATGAAGCAACAGGCTATTTGATTGGTGAAGAGAACAAAGGCCTTCGCGCCATGTTCACCATGATGAATGAAGCGCGTCTTGGCGTTGGCGTTCAAGGCTTGTCGCAATCTGAGGTCGCATACCAAAATGCTGTGGTCTATGCCAATGACCGTGTGCAAGGCCGCTCTTTAACAGGTGATAAAAACCCAGAGCTAAAAGCTGACCCGTTGATGGTTCACCCAGATGTTCGACGCACATTGCTACGCATCAAAGCCTTTAATGAAGGCGCACGCGCATTTGTTTTATGGACTGCCTTAAAAGGCGACATCGCCCACAGATCAGAAGACGAAAAAGAACGCGCAGCAGCAGATGACTTGATGGGCTTATTGACCCCTGTCATTAAAGGCGTGCTGACAGATGTTGGTTTTGACAACACCGTTTCATCGCAACAAATGTATGGCGGTCACGGTTATGTAGCAGAATGGGGCATGGAGCAATTTGTGCGCGATGCTCGTATTGCTATGATTTATGAAGGTGCCAATGGCGTTCAAGCCCTCGATCTTGTTGGCCGTAAACTGCCTAAAGATGGCGGCAAGGCTGTCATGGCTTTCTTTGGCGAAGTTGAAACCTTCATCAAAGAAAATGCCGACAACGAAGAAATGACAACTTTCACAGCGCCCCTCAAAAAAGGCCTTGGCGATCTTCAAGCCGCAACCATGTGGTTCATGCAAAATGCCATGGCAAACCCTGACAATGCAGGTGCTGGCTCTGTTGATTACATGCATATGTTTGGCACAGTGGCCATTGGCTATATGTGGGCACAAATGGCGCAAGTAGCTCTTGAAAAAGCGGCCAATGACGACAACCCATTTTACCAAACAAAACTTATTACTGGCCGTTTCTACATGGAACGTATGTTGCCAGAAACAACAATGAGATTGGCGAGAATTTCGTCTGGGTCAGAGACGCTAATGTCTTTACCTGCTGACCAATTCTAA
- a CDS encoding acetyl-CoA C-acetyltransferase — MADAFIYDHVRTPRGRGKKDGSLHEVTAVNLAGQTLSAIRDRSELDTKQIDDVILGCVDPVGEAGGDIARAAIFSAGYDKSVPGMQINRFCASGLDAVNMGASQVMAGQHDLVVAGGVESMSRVGLGASGGAWPVDPAVALPSYFMPQGVSADLIASKYGFSRDDVDAYAVESQKRSAESWDKGHFDKSVIKVKDINGLTILDNDEHRRPSTDMQSLASLNPSFEMMGNMGGFNQVGIQAHPELESVNHVHHAGNSSGIVDGAAAVLIGSKRAGKKNNLTPRARIKAFANIGSEPALMLTGPVDVTEKLFKNAKMTPDDIDLFELNEAFASVVLRYMQAFDIDHNKINVAGGAIALGHPLGATGAMILGTVLDELERRDLNTALVTLCIGAGMGTATIIERV; from the coding sequence ATGGCTGATGCCTTTATCTACGATCATGTTCGCACCCCGCGCGGACGCGGCAAAAAAGACGGCTCACTTCATGAAGTGACGGCGGTAAACCTTGCGGGCCAAACCTTAAGTGCTATCCGCGACCGCAGCGAACTGGACACCAAACAAATAGACGACGTGATCCTTGGTTGTGTCGATCCAGTTGGTGAAGCAGGCGGCGACATTGCGCGAGCTGCTATTTTCTCAGCAGGCTACGACAAATCCGTACCCGGCATGCAGATCAATCGCTTTTGTGCCTCTGGCCTTGATGCGGTTAATATGGGTGCAAGCCAAGTAATGGCAGGTCAACATGATCTGGTTGTTGCAGGTGGTGTTGAAAGCATGTCTCGCGTTGGTCTTGGTGCATCAGGCGGTGCGTGGCCAGTTGATCCAGCTGTTGCTCTTCCGTCTTACTTTATGCCGCAAGGTGTATCGGCGGACTTGATCGCCTCAAAATATGGCTTCTCCCGTGATGACGTGGATGCTTATGCTGTTGAAAGTCAAAAACGTTCTGCTGAAAGCTGGGACAAGGGCCATTTTGATAAATCCGTTATCAAGGTCAAAGACATTAACGGCCTGACCATTTTGGACAATGACGAACACCGTCGCCCAAGCACAGATATGCAATCACTTGCGTCGCTCAATCCATCGTTTGAAATGATGGGCAATATGGGTGGCTTCAATCAGGTGGGCATCCAAGCACACCCTGAACTTGAAAGCGTCAATCACGTTCACCATGCGGGCAATTCATCTGGTATTGTGGATGGTGCAGCAGCGGTTTTGATCGGCTCAAAACGAGCAGGAAAAAAGAACAACCTCACACCACGCGCCCGCATTAAAGCGTTTGCCAACATCGGTTCAGAACCAGCGTTGATGCTGACAGGTCCCGTTGATGTGACAGAGAAACTTTTCAAAAACGCGAAAATGACGCCGGACGATATTGATCTATTCGAATTAAACGAGGCCTTTGCCTCTGTCGTGCTTCGCTACATGCAAGCCTTCGATATTGACCACAATAAAATCAATGTAGCAGGCGGCGCAATCGCGCTTGGCCATCCACTTGGTGCAACAGGCGCAATGATCTTAGGCACGGTTCTTGATGAACTGGAACGTCGCGATTTGAACACGGCACTTGTCACGCTTTGTATTGGTGCAGGCATGGGTACTGCCACCATTATTGAACGCGTTTAG
- a CDS encoding 3-hydroxyacyl-CoA dehydrogenase NAD-binding domain-containing protein, whose translation MTYKNFTLDVDSDGIALITWDMADKSMNVIDESVMEDIVAFTKEVSENDAIKGAVICSGKKDSFSGGADLSMLEGSLRTYNEAKAKDEEAATQMLFDGVSRLGSIYRAWEQVEKPTVCAINGTCMGGALELALSCHARVASDHDKLRLALPEVQVGLLPGAGGTQRVSRLAKDMQQALQMLIQGQRLKAIKAKALGLIDDVAPADKLIEAAKQMINDGIVPSVAPWDQKGFKAPGGRVYTPAGMQLWPAANAILRGQTAMNYPAAQHILSCVYEGSMVPMDTGLRIEARYFTACMKSPQAGNMIRSLFLSKGELEKGARRPEGVAPSKIKKVGVIGAGFMGAGIAFVTAKAGIPVVLIDREQEAADKGKAHSDALISKQVQRGSAKAEDKEKLLDLITATTDYNELADVDLVIEAVFEEREIKRVVTEQVESVIKPDCIFASNTSTLPITGLAEASKRPKNFIGIHFFSPVDKMMLVELIVGKKTGDQALATALDYVRMIKKTPIVVNDTRGFYANRCVLNYIREGHLLLTEGVPAAMIENVAKMAGMPVGPLSLNDEVAIDLAQKIMRATIADLGEKAVDPELMSLVDTMVDKHGRLGRKNGKGFYEYPPKPGKKHLWPGLKDMYPQIEDTDALDVQELKDRLLVSQALEAARVFQEGVVTDVREADVGSILGFGFAPWSGGTLSYIDMMGTENFVALCKKLQKKHGVRFKPNKLLIEMAKNGESFYERFNPKAGIDKAA comes from the coding sequence ATGACATATAAAAACTTCACCCTCGACGTTGATAGCGACGGCATTGCACTCATCACTTGGGACATGGCTGATAAATCCATGAACGTGATTGATGAAAGCGTTATGGAAGACATTGTCGCCTTCACCAAAGAAGTAAGCGAAAATGATGCCATTAAAGGTGCCGTGATTTGCTCAGGCAAAAAGGACTCGTTTTCAGGCGGCGCAGACCTTTCCATGTTGGAAGGTTCACTTCGCACCTACAATGAGGCAAAAGCCAAAGACGAAGAAGCTGCAACACAAATGCTGTTTGATGGTGTTTCCCGCCTCGGTTCAATTTACCGCGCATGGGAACAGGTTGAAAAACCAACCGTTTGCGCAATCAATGGCACCTGTATGGGTGGCGCATTAGAGCTTGCTCTTTCTTGCCATGCCCGTGTTGCTTCAGACCATGACAAACTTCGCCTCGCGCTCCCAGAAGTCCAAGTTGGCCTCTTGCCAGGTGCAGGCGGTACGCAACGTGTCTCTCGTCTAGCAAAAGACATGCAGCAAGCGCTGCAAATGTTGATCCAAGGCCAACGCCTTAAAGCAATCAAAGCAAAAGCGCTTGGCCTCATCGATGATGTTGCCCCTGCTGACAAGCTTATTGAAGCCGCGAAGCAAATGATCAACGACGGTATTGTGCCATCAGTAGCACCTTGGGATCAAAAAGGGTTCAAAGCGCCAGGTGGCCGTGTTTACACGCCAGCAGGTATGCAGCTTTGGCCAGCAGCCAATGCCATTTTGCGTGGCCAAACAGCGATGAACTATCCGGCAGCTCAACACATTTTGTCTTGTGTCTATGAAGGTTCAATGGTGCCAATGGATACCGGCCTTCGCATTGAAGCGCGCTATTTCACAGCGTGTATGAAATCTCCGCAAGCAGGCAACATGATCCGCTCGCTCTTCTTGTCCAAAGGAGAGCTTGAAAAAGGCGCACGTCGCCCAGAAGGTGTGGCCCCAAGCAAGATCAAGAAAGTTGGCGTCATTGGCGCAGGCTTCATGGGTGCAGGCATTGCCTTCGTTACGGCGAAAGCTGGCATTCCTGTTGTGCTGATCGACCGCGAACAAGAAGCTGCCGACAAAGGCAAAGCGCATTCAGACGCCTTGATATCAAAGCAAGTACAACGCGGTTCAGCAAAAGCAGAAGACAAAGAGAAGCTGCTCGATCTGATTACGGCAACAACCGATTATAATGAGCTTGCAGATGTGGACCTGGTGATTGAAGCCGTGTTTGAAGAACGCGAAATCAAACGGGTCGTCACCGAGCAAGTAGAATCGGTTATCAAACCAGATTGCATCTTTGCCTCCAACACCTCGACCTTGCCAATCACAGGCTTGGCGGAAGCATCTAAGCGGCCTAAAAACTTCATCGGCATCCACTTCTTCTCACCAGTTGATAAGATGATGTTGGTTGAGTTGATTGTCGGCAAGAAAACAGGCGACCAAGCGCTGGCAACAGCTCTTGATTATGTCCGCATGATCAAGAAAACACCGATTGTTGTAAACGACACACGAGGCTTCTACGCCAACCGTTGCGTGCTCAACTATATCCGCGAAGGTCATCTCTTGCTGACAGAGGGTGTACCAGCCGCGATGATTGAAAATGTCGCAAAAATGGCTGGCATGCCAGTTGGCCCGCTTTCTCTTAATGACGAAGTGGCGATCGACCTTGCACAGAAGATCATGCGCGCGACTATCGCTGACCTTGGAGAGAAAGCCGTTGATCCTGAGTTGATGTCACTGGTTGATACAATGGTAGACAAACATGGACGTCTTGGCCGCAAAAACGGCAAAGGCTTTTATGAGTACCCACCAAAGCCAGGCAAGAAACATCTCTGGCCAGGTCTCAAGGATATGTACCCACAAATTGAGGATACAGACGCTTTGGACGTGCAAGAGTTGAAAGACCGCTTGCTCGTATCTCAAGCTCTAGAAGCCGCACGTGTATTCCAAGAAGGTGTTGTTACCGATGTTCGCGAAGCAGATGTTGGCTCAATTCTTGGCTTCGGCTTTGCGCCATGGTCTGGTGGCACTTTGTCTTACATCGACATGATGGGAACAGAGAATTTCGTCGCTCTTTGCAAAAAATTGCAAAAGAAACACGGGGTCCGTTTCAAACCAAACAAGCTGTTGATTGAGATGGCAAAGAATGGCGAAAGCTTCTATGAGCGCTTCAACCCAAAAGCTGGGATTGATAAAGCTGCTTAG